A stretch of the Polaribacter pacificus genome encodes the following:
- a CDS encoding CCA tRNA nucleotidyltransferase, whose product MSTTVYKEAIENPIFNYITNASQILGCKTYVIGGFVRDFILKRGTAKDIDVVVVGSGIDLALKVAELLPNKPKVQVFKTYGTAMLRYQDVEIEFVGARKESYTVESRNPEVLEGTLEDDQNRRDFTINALALSLNEENFGQLLDPFNGVEDLETKTIKTPLNPDITYSDDPLRMLRAIRFASQLNFKIEEESLLAISRNAHRLKIITNERIIDEVNKILSSSKPSIGFLLLEQTQLLPYILPELIALKGVEEVEGQKHKDNFYHTLEVVDNIAENTDDVWLRWSALLHDIGKAPTKKFHKKIGWTFHGHEFVGSKMVFKLFKRLKMPLNNKMKFVQKMVLLSSRPIVLASEVTDSAVRRLIFDAGDDIDSLMTLCEADITTKNPKKFKKYHQNFELVRQKIKEVEERDQVRNFQPPISGELIMETFQLKPCREIGQLKEAIKEAILEGVIPNEYEASYQFMIEKGKALGLKK is encoded by the coding sequence ATGTCGACTACCGTCTATAAAGAAGCCATTGAAAATCCTATTTTTAACTACATCACAAATGCTTCTCAAATTCTGGGTTGTAAAACCTATGTAATAGGAGGTTTTGTCAGAGATTTTATCCTTAAAAGAGGTACTGCCAAAGATATCGATGTTGTGGTAGTTGGTAGTGGTATAGACTTGGCTTTAAAGGTGGCAGAACTTCTTCCTAATAAACCAAAGGTACAAGTGTTTAAAACCTATGGTACCGCGATGTTAAGGTATCAGGATGTAGAAATTGAGTTTGTTGGTGCTAGAAAAGAATCCTATACAGTAGAAAGCAGAAACCCAGAAGTATTAGAAGGAACGCTTGAAGACGATCAAAACAGAAGAGATTTCACCATCAATGCACTAGCTTTAAGTTTAAATGAAGAAAACTTTGGACAACTGCTAGATCCTTTTAATGGAGTAGAGGACTTGGAGACAAAGACCATTAAGACGCCTTTAAATCCAGATATCACTTACTCTGATGATCCTTTAAGAATGCTTAGGGCTATTCGCTTTGCTAGTCAATTGAATTTTAAAATTGAAGAAGAATCTCTACTTGCAATTTCTAGAAATGCACATCGATTAAAAATCATTACCAATGAGCGTATCATAGATGAGGTCAATAAAATCTTATCTTCTTCTAAACCATCCATTGGGTTTTTGTTATTAGAACAAACACAATTGTTACCATATATCTTGCCTGAGCTAATCGCTTTAAAAGGAGTCGAAGAGGTTGAAGGGCAAAAACACAAAGATAATTTTTATCACACCTTAGAGGTTGTTGATAATATCGCAGAAAACACGGATGATGTTTGGTTGCGTTGGTCTGCCTTGTTACATGATATAGGAAAGGCTCCCACTAAAAAATTTCACAAAAAGATCGGTTGGACTTTTCACGGACATGAATTTGTGGGTTCAAAAATGGTCTTTAAATTGTTCAAACGCTTAAAAATGCCATTGAATAATAAGATGAAATTTGTACAGAAAATGGTTTTACTAAGCTCTAGACCAATTGTCTTAGCTTCAGAAGTAACAGATTCTGCAGTAAGAAGATTGATCTTTGATGCGGGTGATGATATCGATTCATTAATGACTCTTTGTGAGGCAGATATAACCACTAAAAACCCTAAGAAGTTTAAAAAGTACCATCAAAACTTTGAGTTGGTAAGACAAAAGATAAAAGAGGTAGAAGAACGCGACCAGGTTCGTAATTTTCAACCTCCAATTTCTGGTGAATTGATCATGGAAACCTTTCAGTTAAAACCATGTAGAGAAATAGGTCAACTAAAAGAAGCTATAAAAGAAGCTATTTTAGAAGGCGTAATTCCAAATGAATACGAAGCTTCTTATCAGTTTATGATAGAAAAAGGGAAAGCCTTAGGTTTAAAAAAATAA
- a CDS encoding L-threonylcarbamoyladenylate synthase, whose protein sequence is MSNTVNNQEISLMAKLLEQAKTILYPTDTVWGIGCDATNEQAVSKIYQIKQRAESKSLIILVDSKKMLQNYVQKIPAKALEFLESSTRPTTIIYKNPQNLAKNVIASDDTIAIRIVQDGFCKELIQKFGKPIVSTSANVSGEATPNSFSEISRTILESVDYIVNLQLEHQCDTPSRILRITDLGTIEVIRE, encoded by the coding sequence ATGTCAAATACTGTAAATAATCAGGAAATTAGTTTGATGGCTAAATTGTTAGAGCAGGCCAAAACTATTTTATATCCAACAGATACTGTTTGGGGAATTGGTTGTGATGCAACAAATGAACAGGCGGTTTCAAAAATTTATCAGATTAAGCAAAGAGCAGAGAGTAAGAGTTTAATAATTTTGGTAGACTCTAAAAAAATGCTTCAAAACTATGTGCAAAAGATACCTGCTAAAGCGCTAGAGTTTTTAGAATCTAGTACGCGTCCGACAACTATTATTTATAAAAATCCACAAAATTTAGCTAAAAATGTGATTGCTAGTGATGATACTATTGCAATTAGAATTGTTCAAGATGGTTTTTGCAAAGAATTGATTCAAAAATTTGGAAAACCTATTGTCTCGACCTCAGCGAATGTTAGCGGTGAAGCGACTCCTAATTCATTTTCAGAAATAAGCAGAACTATTTTGGAGAGCGTAGATTATATAGTAAATTTGCAGCTAGAACATCAGTGTGATACGCCTTCTAGAATTTTAAGAATTACAGATTTGGGTACCATTGAAGTTATCAGAGAATAA
- a CDS encoding class I SAM-dependent methyltransferase, which yields MGSKAPDYFINRRPEMLKFIPKEAKLILEIGCGEANFSEQLVGLKKEAWGVEPDLKSANIAKTKLFKVLVGTLDEVLDQLPEGYFDVIVLNDVLEHLLEPWDDLKSLKSKLNDQGVLVSSIPNVRYAKNLFKMIFRKDWKYTEDLILDRTHYRFFTKKSIKRMFQESGYQIQKIKGINTTKSFFYFPFAILFNILFLGSQLDMFYMQYATVARKQQ from the coding sequence ATGGGTAGTAAGGCGCCTGATTATTTTATCAACAGACGACCAGAAATGTTGAAGTTTATCCCTAAAGAAGCTAAGCTTATTCTTGAAATTGGTTGTGGAGAAGCTAATTTTTCTGAACAACTAGTTGGTTTAAAAAAAGAAGCATGGGGAGTAGAGCCTGATTTGAAATCAGCAAACATAGCTAAGACAAAATTATTTAAAGTGTTGGTTGGAACCTTAGATGAGGTTTTAGATCAATTACCTGAAGGTTATTTTGATGTGATTGTCTTAAATGATGTTTTAGAGCATTTGCTAGAGCCTTGGGATGATTTAAAATCACTTAAAAGTAAGCTGAATGATCAAGGTGTACTGGTTTCTTCAATTCCAAACGTTCGCTACGCAAAGAACCTGTTTAAAATGATTTTTAGAAAGGATTGGAAGTACACAGAAGATTTAATTTTAGACCGGACACACTATCGTTTTTTTACTAAAAAGAGCATAAAAAGAATGTTTCAAGAATCTGGTTATCAGATTCAGAAAATCAAAGGGATTAACACCACAAAATCCTTTTTTTATTTTCCTTTTGCTATTCTGTTTAATATCTTATTTTTAGGTTCTCAATTAGATATGTTTTATATGCAATATGCTACTGTTGCAAGAAAACAGCAATGA
- a CDS encoding glycosyltransferase → MKITAIIPTFNEEIHIEAAIKSVDFADEIIVIDSYSTDQTVIKAQAFDVKIIQRVFDEFSSQKNFAIEQASNDWIYILDADERVSLALKSEILALTKASPAHVGYYVKRNFYFSNTKIRFSGWQRDKVLRLFRKDSCKYEKMVHEEITTNGTLGYLEGKIEHYSYRNYKQYINKLKLYAKLQAKELHKKGQFVTPYHLIVKPIVRFVIQYIIQLGFLDGYKGFVISWAHAYGVLLRYLELLKLKHSSRHRVAINSIENFDEELAEKELSILIVNYKSWKHLAPCLDALKSISQEQFSFEVIVVDNQSNDGNLALFSKKYSWVRFVENSGNNGFANGCNLAALKSVGAQLLFLNPDTIASEKPILEMLRYAKANPSTGIVSCNQCNTDGSYEDTERLFPDLLTLFGLSRALYRLFQKKTPDTAKVIFPDWVSGSLVFISRKWFAKVHGWNEDYWMYFEDVDLSKKVRLAKGDIALLKNVEIIHNHGGASRINIKTATITKSEVLISKHVYLHNHFKGFKRFLMLSLLIASTFLTKFLLAIIGVVFFFIPKLRLNIYLFSILIGYYYNSCKFGTWLSNRSINYLTNTK, encoded by the coding sequence TTGAAGATAACTGCAATCATTCCAACTTTTAATGAAGAAATTCATATAGAAGCAGCAATCAAGTCTGTTGATTTTGCTGATGAGATTATTGTAATAGATTCATACAGCACTGATCAAACTGTAATCAAAGCACAGGCCTTTGATGTAAAGATAATTCAGCGTGTTTTTGATGAGTTTTCCTCGCAAAAAAACTTTGCTATTGAGCAAGCAAGTAATGACTGGATCTATATTTTAGATGCAGATGAGCGTGTGAGTCTAGCCTTGAAATCAGAAATACTTGCTTTGACTAAAGCAAGCCCTGCCCATGTAGGTTATTATGTGAAGCGAAATTTTTACTTTTCCAATACTAAAATACGTTTTAGTGGTTGGCAAAGAGATAAGGTACTTCGGTTGTTTCGCAAAGACTCTTGTAAATATGAGAAGATGGTACATGAAGAAATTACCACCAATGGAACACTCGGGTATTTAGAAGGGAAAATTGAGCATTATTCATATAGAAACTACAAGCAGTACATCAATAAGCTAAAACTTTACGCAAAATTACAAGCAAAAGAACTACATAAAAAAGGGCAGTTTGTTACGCCATACCATTTAATTGTAAAACCTATTGTACGCTTTGTTATACAATATATAATTCAACTAGGTTTTTTAGATGGCTATAAAGGCTTTGTTATTTCTTGGGCACATGCCTATGGCGTGCTTTTAAGGTATCTTGAATTGCTAAAATTAAAACACAGTTCAAGACATCGAGTTGCCATAAACTCTATCGAAAATTTTGATGAGGAATTAGCAGAAAAAGAGCTGTCTATCTTGATTGTCAATTATAAAAGTTGGAAACACTTAGCGCCTTGTTTGGATGCTTTAAAAAGCATTTCTCAAGAGCAATTCTCTTTTGAGGTGATTGTAGTTGACAATCAATCTAATGATGGAAACTTAGCGCTATTCTCCAAAAAATACTCTTGGGTTCGTTTTGTAGAAAATTCTGGTAACAACGGTTTTGCCAATGGATGTAATCTTGCCGCTTTAAAATCAGTGGGTGCTCAATTATTGTTTTTAAACCCAGATACCATTGCTTCTGAAAAGCCCATACTAGAAATGCTTCGCTACGCAAAAGCAAATCCTTCAACGGGTATTGTTTCTTGTAATCAGTGTAATACTGATGGATCTTATGAAGATACGGAGAGGTTGTTTCCAGATCTGTTAACCTTGTTTGGTTTGAGTCGTGCCCTATACAGGTTGTTTCAGAAAAAGACTCCTGACACAGCAAAAGTAATTTTTCCTGATTGGGTTTCAGGCTCTTTAGTTTTTATCAGTCGTAAGTGGTTTGCTAAAGTTCATGGTTGGAACGAAGATTATTGGATGTATTTTGAAGATGTTGATTTGAGTAAAAAAGTGCGTCTTGCTAAGGGAGATATTGCTTTGCTTAAAAATGTTGAAATTATTCACAATCACGGAGGTGCTTCTAGAATCAATATCAAAACAGCGACCATTACAAAATCTGAAGTACTGATTTCTAAACATGTATATCTGCATAATCACTTTAAAGGTTTTAAGCGATTTTTGATGCTAAGTCTTTTAATTGCTAGTACATTTTTAACCAAATTTCTCTTAGCTATAATTGGGGTAGTTTTCTTTTTTATTCCTAAACTAAGGTTGAATATTTATTTATTTAGTATCTTGATAGGCTATTATTACAATTCTTGCAAGTTTGGAACTTGGTTGAGTAATAGATCTATTAATTATTTAACAAATACTAAATAA
- a CDS encoding 2,3,4,5-tetrahydropyridine-2,6-dicarboxylate N-succinyltransferase, giving the protein MNTLRKTIEEAWENRDLLQEESTIKAIREVVRLLDEGDLRVAEPTAEGWQVNEWIKKAVVLYFPIQKMETLEAGIFEYHDKIPLKKNFAEKGIRVVPNAVARHGAYISPGTILMPSYVNIGAYVDEGTMVDTWATVGSCAQIGKHVHLSGGVGIGGVLEPLQAAPVIIEDGAFIGSRCIVVEGVRVGKEAVLGANVVLTMSTKIIDVTGDVPVETKGYVPERSVVIPGSYTKEFAAGSYNVPCALIIGKRKESTNKKTSLNDALREYDVAV; this is encoded by the coding sequence ATGAATACATTAAGGAAAACGATAGAAGAAGCTTGGGAAAACCGAGATTTATTACAGGAAGAATCAACAATAAAGGCCATTAGAGAAGTGGTTCGATTATTAGATGAAGGAGATTTGCGAGTTGCAGAACCAACAGCAGAAGGTTGGCAAGTAAACGAATGGATTAAGAAAGCCGTTGTTTTGTATTTTCCAATTCAGAAAATGGAAACCTTAGAAGCTGGTATTTTTGAATATCACGATAAAATTCCACTTAAAAAGAATTTTGCAGAAAAAGGAATCCGAGTGGTTCCTAACGCAGTTGCACGTCATGGAGCTTATATATCTCCAGGGACTATTTTAATGCCGAGTTATGTAAATATTGGAGCTTATGTTGATGAAGGTACCATGGTAGATACTTGGGCAACCGTAGGAAGCTGTGCTCAAATAGGAAAGCATGTGCACCTTTCTGGAGGTGTGGGTATTGGAGGAGTTTTAGAGCCTTTACAAGCTGCACCTGTGATTATTGAAGATGGAGCTTTTATCGGTTCGCGTTGTATTGTTGTAGAAGGTGTTCGCGTAGGAAAAGAAGCTGTTTTAGGAGCAAATGTGGTCCTTACGATGAGTACAAAAATCATCGATGTTACTGGAGATGTTCCTGTAGAAACCAAAGGCTATGTTCCAGAACGTTCTGTAGTAATTCCAGGTAGTTATACCAAAGAATTTGCAGCAGGATCTTACAATGTTCCCTGTGCTTTAATTATTGGAAAACGCAAAGAAAGTACAAATAAAAAAACCTCATTAAACGATGCACTGCGTGAATACGATGTCGCTGTATAA
- the ruvX gene encoding Holliday junction resolvase RuvX, whose protein sequence is MGRILAIDFGEKRTGIAITDEIQLIASGLTTVNTIDLIKFLQDYTKNENVSLFLVGLPKQMNNTPSQSEALIVPFLKKLKQSIPSIPVERVDERFTSKMAFQSLLDGGAKKKQRKNKELIDEISATIILQSYLYNK, encoded by the coding sequence ATGGGTAGAATACTTGCTATTGACTTTGGAGAAAAAAGAACTGGAATTGCTATTACGGATGAAATTCAGTTAATAGCCTCTGGTCTAACAACTGTTAATACAATTGATCTAATTAAGTTTTTACAAGACTATACTAAAAACGAAAATGTTTCACTATTTTTAGTGGGCTTGCCAAAACAGATGAACAATACTCCTAGCCAAAGTGAAGCCTTGATTGTTCCGTTTTTAAAAAAATTAAAACAGTCAATACCCAGCATACCTGTTGAACGTGTAGATGAGCGTTTTACCTCAAAAATGGCTTTTCAGAGCCTTTTAGATGGAGGAGCAAAAAAGAAGCAGCGTAAAAACAAAGAATTAATTGATGAAATTAGCGCCACAATCATCTTACAATCGTATTTATATAACAAATAA
- the def gene encoding peptide deformylase, with product MILPIVAYGDPVLRKVGKEIDADYPELTTLIANMKETMYNAHGVGLAAPQIGKAIRLFVIDATPFSEDEDLSEEDKKSLADFKHVFINAKIIEENGDEWAFNEGCLSIPDIREDVFRPEEITIEYQDENFEKHTQTLNGLAARVFQHEYDHIEGILFTDKLSTLKKRLIKKKLENISKGKINAEYRMRFPNLKRK from the coding sequence ATGATTTTACCCATAGTAGCATACGGAGATCCTGTATTAAGAAAAGTCGGTAAAGAGATTGATGCAGACTACCCAGAGTTGACAACTTTAATTGCCAACATGAAAGAAACCATGTACAATGCCCATGGTGTTGGATTGGCTGCTCCACAAATTGGTAAAGCAATTCGCTTGTTTGTAATTGATGCTACACCTTTTTCTGAAGATGAAGATCTTAGTGAGGAAGATAAAAAAAGCCTAGCTGATTTTAAGCATGTTTTTATCAATGCAAAAATCATAGAAGAAAATGGAGATGAATGGGCTTTTAATGAAGGTTGTCTAAGCATCCCTGATATTAGAGAAGATGTTTTTAGACCAGAAGAAATCACCATTGAATATCAAGATGAAAATTTTGAAAAGCATACACAAACTCTCAATGGTCTAGCTGCAAGAGTTTTTCAACACGAATACGATCATATTGAAGGTATTTTATTTACTGACAAATTATCGACCTTAAAAAAGCGATTGATCAAAAAGAAATTAGAAAATATATCAAAAGGGAAAATTAACGCAGAATACAGAATGCGATTTCCTAATTTAAAAAGAAAATAA
- a CDS encoding DUF5606 domain-containing protein, translating to MEFNKIIAVTGKPGLYEVLSQSKTGIIVQSLTDGKRFPILSTHNVSLLENIAIFTYEDEVLLLDVFKSIAEKEEGKAAISPKESNAKLVAYFSEILPNFDQERVYPSNIKKVLQWYNALILSGFDFSKVESPSEEENA from the coding sequence ATGGAATTTAATAAAATTATTGCTGTTACTGGTAAACCTGGTTTGTATGAAGTTTTGTCTCAAAGCAAAACAGGAATCATTGTTCAATCTTTAACAGACGGAAAACGCTTTCCAATCCTCTCTACTCATAATGTTAGCTTGTTAGAGAACATCGCAATATTTACTTATGAAGATGAAGTACTTCTCTTAGATGTTTTTAAGAGTATTGCAGAAAAAGAAGAAGGAAAAGCTGCCATAAGCCCTAAAGAAAGCAATGCTAAATTAGTAGCTTATTTTTCAGAAATTCTACCAAATTTTGATCAAGAGCGTGTTTACCCATCTAATATCAAAAAAGTATTACAATGGTACAATGCTTTAATCCTTTCTGGTTTTGATTTTTCAAAAGTAGAAAGTCCATCAGAAGAAGAAAACGCATAA
- the mazG gene encoding nucleoside triphosphate pyrophosphohydrolase — MNSRSKQLEAFNRLLDIMDELREKCPWDQKQTLESLRHLTIEETYELADAILENDLGEIKKELGDVLLHIVFYAKIGSEKKAFDIADVANTISDKLISRHPHIYGDVKVKNEEEVKQNWEKLKLKEGNSSVLEGVPKSLPALVKANRIQDKVAGVGFDWEEPQQVWEKVQEELSELNEEIKNQHTENIEKEFGDVLFSMINYARFIGVNPENALEKTNKKFIKRFQYLENAAKKEGKELSNMSLPEMDVHWENSKEFYK; from the coding sequence TTGAATAGCAGAAGCAAACAATTAGAAGCCTTTAATAGGTTATTAGATATCATGGACGAGCTCCGTGAAAAGTGTCCATGGGATCAAAAGCAAACTTTAGAATCCCTTAGACATCTAACCATAGAAGAGACTTATGAATTGGCAGATGCTATTTTAGAAAACGACCTAGGAGAAATTAAAAAAGAACTAGGAGATGTACTCTTGCACATCGTATTCTATGCTAAAATAGGAAGTGAAAAAAAGGCTTTTGACATTGCTGATGTTGCCAATACCATTTCTGATAAATTAATCAGCAGACATCCTCATATTTATGGGGATGTAAAGGTTAAAAATGAAGAAGAAGTAAAACAAAACTGGGAAAAACTAAAACTTAAAGAAGGGAATTCTTCTGTACTTGAAGGTGTCCCTAAAAGCTTACCTGCTTTGGTTAAAGCTAACAGAATACAAGACAAGGTTGCCGGGGTTGGTTTTGATTGGGAAGAGCCTCAACAGGTTTGGGAGAAAGTTCAAGAAGAATTGTCCGAGCTTAATGAAGAGATCAAAAATCAGCATACAGAAAATATTGAAAAGGAGTTTGGCGATGTCTTGTTTTCTATGATCAACTACGCTCGTTTTATTGGAGTCAATCCAGAAAATGCCCTTGAAAAAACCAATAAAAAATTTATCAAGCGTTTCCAATACTTAGAAAACGCTGCTAAAAAAGAAGGCAAAGAACTTTCTAACATGTCCCTTCCTGAAATGGATGTGCATTGGGAAAACTCGAAAGAGTTTTACAAATAA
- a CDS encoding SDR family NAD(P)-dependent oxidoreductase, with translation MNVLIITGGSNGIGKAIAEKYALENHTVFSISRSKAKDVTFEQIIADLSNTSETIRAINNVFSSIETKTISSITLLNNAGGLGNINTLGNLDSEKIQQTIHLNTTTPLVLANEFIRLTKKLICKKQIISISSGAAINPYSGWSVYCASKAALDMITRVIATEQSQIENGMKSMAIYPGVVDTNMQVAIRKTPESKFKAVQRFKDLKSNNELYSPEFVADKIYQIDTLYQLESGAIIDLRKFNYEKS, from the coding sequence ATGAATGTACTTATCATCACCGGCGGATCTAACGGGATCGGAAAAGCCATTGCAGAAAAATATGCCTTAGAAAATCACACCGTATTTTCAATTTCAAGAAGCAAAGCAAAGGATGTTACTTTTGAACAAATTATTGCAGATTTAAGCAACACCTCTGAAACTATCAGAGCCATCAATAATGTGTTTTCTTCTATTGAAACAAAAACGATTTCCTCGATTACCTTACTAAATAATGCCGGGGGTTTAGGAAACATAAATACGCTTGGAAATTTAGATTCTGAAAAAATTCAGCAAACTATACATCTAAACACCACCACTCCATTAGTTCTTGCAAATGAGTTTATAAGACTCACCAAGAAATTAATTTGTAAAAAACAGATCATTAGTATTTCTTCTGGCGCAGCAATAAATCCATATTCTGGCTGGTCAGTTTATTGTGCCTCTAAAGCTGCTTTGGATATGATAACCAGAGTCATTGCTACAGAGCAAAGCCAAATAGAAAACGGCATGAAATCTATGGCAATTTACCCAGGTGTTGTCGATACAAATATGCAGGTTGCTATCAGAAAAACTCCTGAGAGTAAATTTAAAGCTGTGCAACGTTTTAAAGATTTAAAAAGCAACAATGAATTGTACAGCCCAGAGTTTGTTGCAGATAAAATTTATCAGATTGATACTTTATATCAATTAGAGTCTGGAGCTATTATTGACCTTAGAAAATTTAATTATGAAAAGAGTTAA
- a CDS encoding cupin domain-containing protein → MKRVNQIVEKLGLVPHPEGGYYKETYRSIESFHPENLDKSYTGKRNYSTCIYFLLTSSDFSAFHKIKQDEIWHFHEGSSIKLHTISEKGTHKEYLIGNDLLNGQEPQLVVYGNHWFAASVVEKNSYALVSCTVSPGFDFSDFILPTRDQLITKYPEHKQLITEYTQK, encoded by the coding sequence ATGAAAAGAGTTAACCAGATTGTAGAAAAGCTTGGGTTGGTTCCTCATCCCGAAGGAGGATATTACAAAGAAACATACAGAAGTATTGAAAGTTTTCACCCTGAAAATTTAGATAAAAGCTATACTGGGAAAAGGAATTATTCTACTTGTATTTATTTCCTACTTACTTCGAGTGATTTTTCTGCTTTTCATAAAATAAAACAAGATGAAATTTGGCATTTTCATGAAGGCTCCTCAATTAAATTACATACCATATCAGAAAAGGGCACCCATAAAGAATATTTAATTGGCAATGATCTTTTAAACGGGCAAGAGCCTCAATTAGTTGTTTATGGAAACCATTGGTTTGCAGCTTCTGTAGTAGAAAAAAATTCTTACGCTTTGGTTAGCTGTACGGTGTCACCTGGATTTGATTTCAGTGATTTTATTCTCCCAACAAGGGATCAATTGATCACAAAATATCCAGAGCACAAACAATTAATCACGGAGTATACTCAAAAATAA